The proteins below are encoded in one region of Reichenbachiella sp. 5M10:
- a CDS encoding DUF4249 domain-containing protein produces MKRTLYIVLILSGAMACVEPFDFTVQDTEEFIVVEGLLTNAKTHHRVHLSKSYSIEGGESKSVSGATVWVEDGQSKKYTFDETNVAGEYLSMQEFAGVPGEQYTLRVITPEGDELQSSAEILPVPVAIDSIYGRYMEQNSTEDDRYQKGIQFMVDNHNASEQFSSYRFEYVEDYEIKVPYPSIYEWDVVADTLVLRSVAIGTCYNFRVSNQLLTETTSGLSENRLSEYPIVYVEDYEAPLRSRYSLTVRQFAITSGAYQYYKSLKENNESSGSFFDKQKGTVVGNVKHVDDPGYTVLGYFEVSGVSENYRIFTAGEFRQQGFSTTATYFDCIYAQEVDSVALTDLRSLVGGELGYSKEVIGLTYPIPDTALLMPKECSDCRLKGTLDKPDFWD; encoded by the coding sequence ATGAAGAGAACCTTATATATCGTCTTGATTTTGTCTGGCGCCATGGCTTGTGTCGAACCCTTTGATTTCACAGTTCAAGATACCGAGGAGTTCATCGTCGTAGAAGGGTTGCTGACCAATGCGAAGACGCACCATCGAGTACACCTCTCGAAAAGCTATAGTATAGAGGGGGGAGAATCCAAATCCGTCTCTGGAGCTACTGTGTGGGTCGAAGATGGCCAATCTAAGAAGTATACTTTTGATGAGACAAATGTCGCAGGGGAGTATTTGTCAATGCAGGAGTTTGCGGGAGTTCCTGGGGAGCAATACACACTCAGGGTGATTACCCCGGAGGGAGATGAATTGCAGTCCTCTGCGGAAATTCTGCCCGTACCTGTAGCGATAGATAGTATATATGGTCGCTATATGGAGCAAAATTCCACCGAGGATGATCGCTACCAAAAGGGGATTCAGTTCATGGTAGATAACCACAACGCCTCGGAGCAATTTTCCAGTTATCGCTTTGAGTATGTCGAGGACTATGAGATCAAGGTGCCCTACCCTTCGATCTATGAATGGGATGTGGTAGCAGACACGTTGGTATTGCGAAGTGTAGCGATTGGTACGTGCTACAATTTTCGCGTGTCTAATCAGCTCTTGACAGAAACGACCAGTGGCCTGTCTGAAAATAGACTGTCCGAATATCCTATAGTTTATGTAGAAGACTATGAAGCACCGCTGAGAAGCAGATACTCTCTAACTGTGCGACAGTTTGCCATTACTTCTGGCGCGTATCAGTATTACAAAAGCTTGAAGGAGAATAATGAGTCGTCAGGTAGTTTCTTTGACAAACAAAAAGGAACGGTCGTGGGGAATGTCAAACATGTGGATGATCCCGGTTATACAGTATTGGGTTATTTTGAAGTGTCGGGAGTCAGCGAGAATTATCGAATTTTCACGGCAGGAGAATTTCGTCAGCAAGGGTTTAGTACAACAGCTACATATTTTGATTGCATTTATGCTCAAGAAGTAGATTCTGTTGCCTTGACAGATTTGAGGAGTTTGGTAGGTGGAGAACTTGGGTACAGCAAAGAAGTGATTGGTTTGACTTACCCAATCCCTGATACAGCGCTGTTGATGCCCAAGGAGTGTAGCGATTGCCGATTAAAAGGAACATTGGATAAACCAGATTTTTGGGATTGA
- a CDS encoding ATP-binding protein, with the protein MREFFCIFTLVFLIQWTGVSQNINKSEALRINQLLERGRNSFAEGNHSYALSLANQAEKRADKIENIQLEWEAQNLQGEIYLSQKQYDKTVELFLEMAIHAEKRENYSFAANANFSLANTFSAINAHDKATSYYQKAYNQFEKIDYELGMIEIELAAGYNHIRAHQLDSAERQFQNLLALAIKDSIQYFEFEAYDALIEIYDALNAPKKGAQYASTYYELIKDESNPKKASLLAYHISMFYDLMDETDKASQYLKIAIEKHPSQKTAYETKQIRFGLPPKITDEASSQAKRYADQLENDALQRIRNQDADALSQENTLLENVHKQEKQQLSELAHGLLLGDKEMGHSALETEYTHQDLLISHHEYENRERQAELARYKLESERNRLAKENAENKRKIAEEENIILEQELKIQNQQKLYYITILIAVAVLIIILSFEYVRVRRLNKMLAKQQETIRQSNLQLTATNEDIKKANNELLKAQGDLQKSFQKEKTIRQALEKAHNDLKSTHESLIQAEKMSALGMLTAGIAHELKNPINFISNGVQLIEENTTEVFDHLRTLEEENDKVKELREDISELIKDTIFGTVRIQEIVEGLRVYSRKDDVTFQKADVVSIMNAALLILKPKYKHKAEIVKKFGDNIPEIDCFQGELNQVFINIIGNGVDALEKYGTITISIENIDDTYVRIIIKDNGTGIPDDVKAKMFSPLFTTKTQSEGTGLGLSITADLIKKHHGKLQLQTKVGVGTAFVITLPIRQLT; encoded by the coding sequence GTGAGAGAGTTTTTTTGCATATTCACCTTAGTATTTTTAATCCAATGGACTGGCGTAAGCCAGAACATCAACAAGTCAGAAGCACTACGCATCAACCAACTCTTGGAGCGTGGACGCAACAGTTTTGCAGAAGGCAATCACTCTTATGCCCTGAGTCTGGCCAATCAGGCAGAAAAACGAGCAGACAAAATAGAAAACATACAACTGGAATGGGAAGCACAAAACCTCCAGGGAGAGATATACTTGAGTCAAAAACAATACGACAAAACCGTTGAGCTGTTTTTGGAAATGGCGATACATGCCGAAAAAAGAGAGAACTACTCCTTTGCAGCCAATGCCAATTTTTCGTTGGCCAACACATTTTCGGCAATCAATGCCCACGACAAAGCCACGTCCTACTATCAAAAAGCTTACAATCAATTCGAAAAAATTGATTACGAACTCGGCATGATCGAAATCGAATTGGCTGCTGGCTACAATCACATCCGAGCACACCAGCTCGACAGTGCCGAACGTCAGTTCCAAAACTTGCTCGCCCTAGCTATCAAAGACAGCATCCAATATTTTGAATTCGAAGCATACGACGCATTGATTGAAATATACGACGCCCTCAATGCTCCAAAGAAAGGAGCACAATACGCTAGCACATACTATGAACTGATCAAAGACGAAAGCAACCCAAAAAAAGCAAGCCTACTTGCATACCACATATCGATGTTTTACGACCTCATGGATGAGACAGACAAAGCAAGTCAATACTTGAAAATCGCCATTGAAAAACATCCAAGTCAAAAAACAGCTTACGAAACAAAACAGATACGATTTGGGCTACCGCCAAAAATCACTGACGAAGCATCAAGCCAAGCCAAACGCTATGCAGATCAACTAGAAAATGACGCGCTCCAGCGCATACGAAATCAAGACGCCGATGCGCTATCTCAAGAAAACACTCTTCTAGAAAATGTACACAAACAAGAGAAACAACAACTGTCCGAACTGGCACACGGTCTACTACTGGGAGACAAAGAGATGGGACATTCGGCCTTAGAAACCGAATATACCCACCAAGACTTACTCATCTCTCATCATGAGTATGAAAACCGTGAGCGCCAAGCCGAACTGGCACGATACAAATTGGAGTCAGAGCGCAACCGTCTTGCCAAAGAAAACGCGGAAAACAAACGAAAAATTGCTGAAGAAGAAAACATCATTTTGGAGCAAGAACTGAAGATTCAAAACCAACAAAAGCTCTATTACATTACGATATTGATCGCAGTAGCCGTCCTCATCATCATTCTCAGTTTCGAATATGTCAGAGTCAGACGTCTCAACAAGATGCTCGCCAAGCAACAGGAGACCATTCGTCAGAGTAACCTTCAACTGACTGCTACCAACGAGGACATCAAAAAAGCTAACAATGAATTGCTAAAAGCTCAGGGAGATTTGCAGAAAAGTTTCCAAAAGGAAAAAACGATTAGACAAGCGCTCGAAAAAGCGCACAACGACCTCAAGTCAACGCATGAGAGCCTTATACAGGCTGAGAAAATGTCCGCTCTCGGCATGCTCACTGCTGGGATCGCACACGAACTCAAAAACCCAATCAACTTTATCTCCAATGGTGTTCAGCTAATCGAAGAAAACACAACGGAGGTGTTTGACCACCTGCGTACCCTCGAAGAGGAAAATGACAAGGTAAAAGAACTGAGAGAAGATATCAGTGAACTCATCAAGGATACCATCTTTGGTACGGTACGCATCCAAGAAATCGTAGAAGGTCTTCGCGTCTATTCGCGCAAAGACGACGTGACTTTCCAAAAAGCAGATGTTGTCTCCATCATGAATGCAGCACTACTGATACTCAAACCCAAGTACAAACACAAAGCAGAAATTGTAAAGAAATTCGGGGACAACATCCCTGAAATTGATTGCTTTCAAGGAGAACTCAACCAAGTATTTATCAACATCATCGGCAATGGAGTCGATGCGCTAGAAAAGTATGGAACCATCACTATAAGCATCGAAAACATTGACGACACCTATGTCCGTATCATCATCAAGGACAACGGGACTGGCATCCCAGATGATGTCAAAGCGAAGATGTTTAGCCCTCTGTTTACCACCAAAACACAAAGTGAGGGGACAGGTCTAGGACTATCTATCACAGCAGATCTAATCAAAAAGCATCATGGCAAACTACAACTCCAAACGAAAGTAGGAGTTGGCACTGCATTTGTCATCACCTTGCCGATAAGACAACTTACCTAA